GTTGGAATACGAATAATGCAAACGCCGCCGGGAGCAAGTAGTTCGTGTACTTTCTGAAGGTTCTCCAATGGGTCGGGCAGATGTTCAAAGGCGTGATGATATGTTATTATATCAAATGTGCCATCCATATCAAACACACTGCTTTTCTTTATTGTTAGCCCATTTTCATATTGAATTGTTTCCTTTAAATACGGGTCGCATCCCATTACGTTTTTAAACCCGACTTCCGCCAGCGGATACACAAAATTGCGGCCATTTCCACAACCCACATCAAGAATACGAGTTATTTTTGTTACATCGAGGTCGTTAAAAATTTCATATTCCTTTTTTCCAATTAAATGGGCCAAAGTATTTTTATAGACGGTTCCACCTATCGCAGCATATTCGTACTGCTTCTTTTTTATGGCGCCTTTTGCTCCTTCAAATTTCTTACCGTCATAGGTATCGAAACTGTAATAGTCCCCTGGATAATATTTACCCATATCTGCAGGAAATTCACTAATCTGCAAACAACCGCAATTGGAACATTCAAAATATTCAAAAGTTTCCCGCAGGCCGTACATCATTTCTTTTGCCACGAAAGTTTTGTTTTCTTCGGAATTGCCACATATTCTGCAAGTGTTTGCCATAAA
This region of Aequorivita marisscotiae genomic DNA includes:
- a CDS encoding class I SAM-dependent methyltransferase; protein product: MANTCRICGNSEENKTFVAKEMMYGLRETFEYFECSNCGCLQISEFPADMGKYYPGDYYSFDTYDGKKFEGAKGAIKKKQYEYAAIGGTVYKNTLAHLIGKKEYEIFNDLDVTKITRILDVGCGNGRNFVYPLAEVGFKNVMGCDPYLKETIQYENGLTIKKSSVFDMDGTFDIITYHHAFEHLPDPLENLQKVHELLAPGGVCIIRIPTVSSFAWKHYGVNWVQLDAPRHFFLHSQKSMQLLADNSNFDLYKIEYDSTHFQFTGSEKYIKDIPLSAPKTKGFSASLQRKVQNYQYGQKAKQLNKEKSGDQAAFYLRKK